From a region of the Rhipicephalus microplus isolate Deutch F79 chromosome X, USDA_Rmic, whole genome shotgun sequence genome:
- the LOC142776716 gene encoding uncharacterized protein LOC142776716: MMSPYVRLLVQVLAWFFADAAAAYVIAGQHYQWTPMENAHQPSKELNHCASRSTPVASTMLCHVDFVDCTPPWSTMTSSSSPIASCPEHIKARAMVSTFSGRGSNAVMMSPYVRLLVQVLAWFFADAAAAYVIAGQHYQWTPMENAHQPSKELNHCASRSTPVASTMLCHVDFVDCTPPWSTMTSSSSLIASCPEHIKARAMVSTFSGRGSNAVMMSPYVRLLVQVLAWFFADAAAAYVIAGQHYQWTPMEDAHQPSKELNHCASRSTPVASTMLCHVDFVDCTPPWSTMTSSSSPIASCPEHIKARAMVSTFSGRGSNAVMMSPYVRLLVQVLAWFFADAAAAYVIAGQHYQWTPMEDAHQPSKELNHCASRSTPVASTMLCHVDFVDCTPPWSTMTSSSSPIASCPEHIKARAMVSTFSGRGSNAVMMSPYVRLLVQVLAWFFADAAAAYVIAGQHYQWTPMEDAHQPSKELNHCASRSTPVASTMLCHVDFVDCTPPWSTMTSSSSPIASCPEHIKARAMVSTFSGRGSNAVMMSPYVRLLVQVGDRKYGFRSNCTCLIVLPCPHTVLGCLNDCVSVVSLLLKLSGDVEENPGPEVEKMLEEILSNQTKLLAKVNEIQAKQTSTDASISDMHVRLQTIEKQLEGLGEIQSRLTMIESSVGRHDSELTALARQIDDLDNRSRRNNLLVRGVEEEEFEDEAVLLSKVNDDIFDKLLGSKCSSIERIHRLGKKIPGRSRPVILKVGDFRDKTKILKNCRNLKGTQFSISEDYSKRVVEIRKQLWISSADERAKGAKVKLIIDKLKVNNVLYGWNEVTNERFRYASPGITSSD, translated from the coding sequence atgatgTCGCCTTACGTGCGTCTACTTGTGCAGGTTTTGGCGTGGTTCTTCGCGGACGCAGCAGCGGCCTATGTTATTGCTGGACAACACTATCAATGGACCCCGATGGAGAATGCGCACCAGCCCTCGAAGGAACTCAACCACTGCGCATCTAGATCAACGCCAGTAGCGTCAACGATGCTGTGCCACGTGGACTTCGTCGACTGCACACCCCCGTGGAGCACGATGACGTCCTCCTCCTCCCCGATAGCAAGCTGCCCGGAGCATATAAAAGCAAGGGCCATGGTCTCGACCTTCagtggacgcggcagcaacgccgtgatgatgTCGCCTTACGTGCGTCTACTTGTGCAGGTTTTGGCGTGGTTCTTCGCGGACGCAGCAGCGGCCTATGTTATTGCTGGACAACACTATCAATGGACCCCGATGGAGAATGCGCACCAGCCCTCGAAGGAACTCAACCACTGCGCATCTAGATCAACGCCAGTAGCGTCAACGATGCTGTGCCACGTGGACTTCGTCGACTGCACACCCCCGTGGAGCACGATGACGTCCTCCTCCTCCCTGATAGCAAGCTGCCCGGAGCATATAAAAGCAAGGGCCATGGTCTCGACCTTCagtggacgcggcagcaacgccgtgatgatgTCGCCTTACGTGCGTCTACTTGTGCAGGTTTTGGCGTGGTTCTTCGCGGACGCAGCAGCGGCCTATGTTATTGCTGGACAACACTATCAATGGACCCCGATGGAGGATGCGCACCAGCCCTCGAAGGAACTCAACCACTGCGCATCTAGATCAACGCCAGTAGCGTCAACGATGCTGTGCCACGTGGACTTCGTCGACTGCACACCCCCGTGGAGCACGATGACGTCCTCCTCCTCCCCGATAGCAAGCTGCCCGGAGCATATAAAAGCAAGGGCCATGGTCTCGACCTTCagtggacgcggcagcaacgccgtgatgatgTCGCCTTACGTGCGTCTACTTGTGCAGGTTTTGGCGTGGTTCTTCGCGGACGCAGCAGCGGCCTATGTTATTGCTGGACAACACTATCAATGGACCCCGATGGAGGATGCGCACCAGCCCTCGAAGGAACTCAACCACTGCGCATCTAGATCAACGCCAGTAGCGTCAACGATGCTGTGCCACGTGGACTTCGTCGACTGCACACCCCCGTGGAGCACGATGACGTCCTCCTCCTCCCCGATAGCAAGCTGCCCGGAGCATATAAAAGCAAGGGCCATGGTCTCGACCTTCagtggacgcggcagcaacgccgtgatgatgTCGCCTTACGTGCGTCTACTTGTGCAGGTTTTGGCGTGGTTCTTCGCGGACGCAGCAGCGGCCTATGTTATTGCTGGACAACACTATCAATGGACCCCGATGGAGGATGCGCACCAGCCCTCGAAGGAACTCAACCACTGCGCATCTAGATCAACGCCAGTAGCGTCAACGATGCTGTGCCACGTGGACTTCGTCGACTGCACACCCCCGTGGAGCACGATGACGTCCTCCTCCTCCCCGATAGCAAGCTGCCCGGAGCATATAAAAGCAAGGGCCATGGTCTCGACCTTCagtggacgcggcagcaacgccgtgatgatgtcgccttacgtgcgtctacttgtgcaggttggtgatcgAAAGTATGGTTTTCGTAGTAACTGTACCTGCCTGATTGTGCTGCCGTGTCCACACACTGTTCTTGGTTGCTTAAATGACTGTGTTTCAGTTGTAAGCCTATTACTGAAGTTGTCCGGTGACGTAGAGGAAAATCCTGGGCCCGAGGTTGAAAAAATGCTGGAGGAAATATTAAGTAACCAGACTAAACTACTAGCAAAAGTTAATGAAATTCAGGCCAAGCAGACATCTACGGATGCCAGCATTTCCGACATGCATGTTAGGCTCCAGactattgaaaaacaacttgaaggGTTGGGTGAAATACAGAGCCGGCTTACAATGATAGAATCAAGTGTTGGTCGCCATGACAGTGAATTGACGGCTCTTGCCAGGCAGATCGATGACTTAGATAATCGTTCTAGACGCAACAACCTTTTAGTACGCGGAGTGGAAGAAGAAGAATTTGAGGATGAGGCAGTACTCTTAAGCAAGGTGAATGACGATATCTTTGACAAATTACTTGGCTCAAAGTGTAGCTCCATTGAGAGAATTCACCGTCTAGGAAAGAAAATACCTGGAAGAAGCCGTCCAGTCATCTTGAAAGTAGGAGACTTCAGGGACAAAACCAAAATACTGAAAAACTGCCGCAACCTCAAGGGGACACAATTCAGTATCAGCGAAGATTACTCTAAACGAGTAGTTGAAATCAGAAAACAATTATGGATTTCATCAGCGGATGAAAGAGCAAAGGGAGCAAAGGTTAAACTAATCATCGATAAATTGAAAGTAAACAACGTTCTCTATGGCTGGAATGAGGTTACCAACGAGCGATTCAGGTATGCTAGCCCAGGTATTACCAGCTCTGACTGA